The genomic region CCGGGAGAACATCGCGTACGGCGCCCCCGGCGCCACCGACGCCCAGGTCGAGCGGGCGGCGCTGCTCTCGAACGTCGACCAGTTCGCCGACGCACTGCCCGACGGCCTCGACACCGTCCTCGACCAGGACGGCCACAACCTGTCCGCCGGGGAGCGTCAGCTGATCACGATCGCCCGGGCGTTCGTCGCGGAGCCGGAGATCCTGATCCTGGACGAGGCCACCAGCTCCGTGGACTCCCGCACCGCGATGCTGGTGCAGAAGGCGATGGTCTCGCTGCGCCAGGGCCGCACCAGCCTGGTCATCGCCCACCGGCTCTCGACGGTCCGTGACGCGGACCGGATCGTGGTGCTGGAGGACGGCCGGGTCGTGGAGAGCGGCACCCACGACGAGCTGCTCGCGGCCCACGGCACCTATGCCGAGCTCCAGCAGAGCCAGTTCGTCCCCGCCTGAGCCCAGCACGAACGAAGGGCCCCTGCCTTGCGTGGAACGCAAGGCAGGGGCCCTTCTCCTGCTCCCCCGGTTGGACTCGAACCAACAACCCTCCGGTTAACAGCCGAATGCTCTGCCAGTTGAGCTACAGGGGATCGGTGCAGCGCGGGAAACCCTAGCAAGCGCTCGCGCTCGAAGAAAATTCGGGAGGCCTCAGGCCAGTCCCAGGTCGGCACGGGCCTCGTCGAGAGCGGCGCGGGCCGCGGCCCGGACCTCGGGGCGATCGGGGTCGACGCCCTCGTCGTACTCGTAGAACCAGGCCACCGGCCGGTGGCCGCCGGGCGCCCGGCGGGCGATCACCCGGACCCCGCCGCCGGCGACCGGGACGTGGCGCTGCAGGACGACGCTCGCGGTGACCCGCTCCCGGACCAGCTCCAGCACCCGCCCCGGTTCGGTGAGCACCAGGACGTGCCGGGGGCGCTGCTCGCCCCAGGTGCCGACCTCGAGGACGCACAGCGCCTCGGTCTCCTTGTCCCACTCGGCGGACTCGACCTGCTCCCACGGGATCCGGATCGTCGCGTCGCCGTCCGGCACGTACAGCGCGTCGCGGGTCCCGCCCACCGGTCCGCGGTCGCTGACCGCCCAGGCCAGCAGCCGCTCCCCCGGCCCGACGGCGAACGGCGCCGGCGTACGCCGCAGTCGCGGGATCACTCGGCGCCGACCACGCGGTCGCGCAGCGCGCGGCGGTGCTGCTCGAGCGCCGCCAGCTCGCCGAACATCCGGTTGTACTCCGCTGCCTGCTCGACCGGGTTGGTGCGCTGCAGCCGCGACTTGATGTCGGCGATCCGGCGCATAGCGGTCAGCTCCAGCAGCCGGGTCACGTGCAGCGCGACGTACGCCGCGTCCGGCTCCTTCGCGGTCAGCAGCGGCTCGACCGCCAGCGCGCTGATCGCCGAGGAGACCTCGGGCTCGGTCGCCGCGTCGCGCAGCCGGCTGGCCCAGGTGGGGTCGCCGGAGCCGGCGGCCGGGCCGCCGAGCGCGGTGACGGCCTCCCAGACGCCGCGGTAGGTGGGGTGCCGGAAGTCGTTCGGGCCGACCTCGCCGGTGAGCCGGCCGATCGCCATCGGGTGCTGCACCACGAGCTTGAGGGTCTCGCGCTCCAGCTGGAAGCGCGGGTCGCGCAGGTCCGGGAGCTGGCGGCGCGGTGGGGTCGCCGGCGCGGCCTCGGGGGTGGGGGCCGGGCGGCGGCCGCGCTCGGCGCGCTGGGTGCCGGCCGGGCGGTTGGTCGCCCGGCGCACCTCGGCGCGGGCCTCCTCGACGTCCACCCCGATCATCCCGGCCAGCTCGCGCGCGAACGCGTCCACCTTCGACCGGTCCCGGATGCTGGAGACCAGCCGCGCGCCCTCGCGCAGCGCGTCGATGCGCCCGTCGGCGCGGTCCAGGTCGTACTTCTCCACGACGTTGGCCAGCACGAAGCGGTACAGCGGCACCCGCTTGGCCACCAGCTCCCGCACGGCGGCGTCGCCGTGCTGGATCCGCAGGTCGCACGGGTCCAGGCCGTCGGGCTCGACGGCGACATAGGTCTGGGAGACGAAGTTCTGGTCGCCGGCGAACGCCCGGAGCGCGGCCTTCTGGCCGGCGGCGTCGCCGTCGAAGGTGAAGATCACCTCGCCGCGGAACTCCTCGTGGTCGTGCATGAAGCGGCGCAGCGTCTTGGCGTGGTCGTCGCCGAAGGCGGTCCCGCAGGTCGCGACGGCGGTGCCGACCCCGGCCAGGTGGCAGGCCATCACGTCGGTGTAGCCCTCGACAACGACGGCCTGGGAGGTCCGGGCCATCTCCTTGCGCGCCAGGTCCAGCCCGTAGAGCACGTGGCTCTTCTTGTAGATCGGGGTCTCGGAGGTGTTGAGGTACTTGGCGTCGATCTTGTCGTCGTCGAAGATCCGCCGGGCGCCGAAGCCGATCGTCTCCCCGCTGGCCTCGCGGATCGGCCACAGCAGCCGGCCGCGGAACCGGTCGTAGAGGGACCGGCCGCGGGCGACGAGACCGCCGACCACGACCTCCTCCTCGCTGAAGCCACGGGCCCGCAGGTGCCGGAAGAGCGCCTCGCCGTCGCGCGGCGCGAACCCGATGCCGAAGGTCTCCGCCGCGGTCTGGTCGAAGCCGCGCTCGGCGAGGAACCGGCGGGCCACGACCGCGTCGGGGGTCAGCAGCTGCTCGGCGTAGAACTCCTGGGCGACCCGGTGCGCCTCGATCAGCTTGCCGCGCTGCGGGCCGCGCGGACGGTCCTCGTGGCCGTCACCCTCCTCGCGCTGCAGCTGGACGCCGTACTTGTCGGCGAGCCGCTCGACGGACTCG from Nocardioides pantholopis harbors:
- the dnaG gene encoding DNA primase, with translation MAGRIREQSIAEVREKARIDDVVQGYVTLRNAGGGSMKGLCPFHDEKSPSFQVTPSRGFYYCFGCQAGGDVINFVMQIDALSFAESVERLADKYGVQLQREEGDGHEDRPRGPQRGKLIEAHRVAQEFYAEQLLTPDAVVARRFLAERGFDQTAAETFGIGFAPRDGEALFRHLRARGFSEEEVVVGGLVARGRSLYDRFRGRLLWPIREASGETIGFGARRIFDDDKIDAKYLNTSETPIYKKSHVLYGLDLARKEMARTSQAVVVEGYTDVMACHLAGVGTAVATCGTAFGDDHAKTLRRFMHDHEEFRGEVIFTFDGDAAGQKAALRAFAGDQNFVSQTYVAVEPDGLDPCDLRIQHGDAAVRELVAKRVPLYRFVLANVVEKYDLDRADGRIDALREGARLVSSIRDRSKVDAFARELAGMIGVDVEEARAEVRRATNRPAGTQRAERGRRPAPTPEAAPATPPRRQLPDLRDPRFQLERETLKLVVQHPMAIGRLTGEVGPNDFRHPTYRGVWEAVTALGGPAAGSGDPTWASRLRDAATEPEVSSAISALAVEPLLTAKEPDAAYVALHVTRLLELTAMRRIADIKSRLQRTNPVEQAAEYNRMFGELAALEQHRRALRDRVVGAE